A single window of Rhodococcus jostii RHA1 DNA harbors:
- a CDS encoding cytochrome P450 codes for MTTTQLPDRLIVDFDVYDQTLAMPEDVFQERAAALRAIGPVVYSKAHGGHWIVTRYEEIHQVLRDPETFSSYPNNLVNAGQGKFIPIELDPPEHTYYRQALQPLFSPKRMKELEPRIRDVINELIDDFAARGEAEFISEFAHELPTRVFLALMGWPLEDAEMFTTTTDVALQGVPGGTEEESATAREAAANQIFGYFGAIVAGVRSGEITSDTLTAQIINAPIEMGDGVRLLTDEELYRMFFLLLIAGLHTVQGSLAWAIIHLANNPGQRQEIVDDPDTVSAAVEEILRIEAAVIAGRRATRDVEIGGVTIREGDQLIVLLCSANRDGAEFEDPDELRVDRSPNRHLSFGAGPHRCIGSHLARIELKLAMEEIHKRLPDYRLVPEDPPILHATQVRGCIRLPITFTPAS; via the coding sequence GTGACGACAACCCAACTACCCGACAGGCTCATCGTGGACTTCGACGTCTACGACCAGACCCTGGCGATGCCTGAGGACGTGTTTCAGGAACGTGCTGCGGCGCTGAGGGCCATCGGCCCCGTCGTGTACTCGAAGGCGCATGGCGGACACTGGATCGTGACGCGCTACGAGGAAATCCACCAGGTCTTGCGTGACCCGGAGACCTTCTCCAGCTACCCCAACAACCTCGTGAACGCCGGTCAGGGGAAGTTCATCCCGATCGAGCTCGACCCGCCGGAGCACACGTACTACCGGCAGGCGCTGCAACCGCTGTTCAGTCCCAAGCGGATGAAGGAACTCGAGCCCCGGATCCGTGACGTCATCAACGAGCTCATAGACGATTTCGCGGCACGCGGCGAAGCCGAGTTCATCTCGGAGTTCGCGCACGAGTTGCCGACACGGGTGTTCCTGGCACTGATGGGTTGGCCGCTCGAAGACGCCGAGATGTTCACCACGACGACAGACGTCGCACTACAGGGTGTTCCCGGCGGAACCGAGGAAGAATCGGCCACGGCGCGCGAGGCTGCAGCCAACCAGATCTTCGGCTACTTCGGTGCCATCGTGGCCGGAGTGCGGTCAGGTGAGATCACCTCGGACACTCTGACCGCACAGATCATCAACGCCCCGATCGAGATGGGGGACGGGGTACGGCTCCTCACCGACGAGGAGCTGTACCGCATGTTCTTCCTTCTGCTCATCGCGGGTTTGCATACTGTGCAGGGTTCACTTGCCTGGGCGATCATCCATCTGGCGAACAATCCGGGTCAGAGGCAGGAGATCGTGGACGATCCCGACACCGTTTCGGCGGCGGTCGAGGAGATCCTGAGGATCGAGGCCGCCGTGATCGCGGGCCGGCGAGCGACCCGCGACGTCGAGATCGGCGGAGTCACGATCAGGGAAGGGGACCAGCTCATCGTGCTGCTCTGCTCGGCGAACCGTGACGGCGCCGAGTTCGAAGATCCGGACGAGCTGAGGGTCGACCGCTCGCCCAATCGTCATCTGTCCTTCGGCGCCGGGCCCCACCGTTGCATCGGGTCGCATCTGGCACGAATCGAGCTCAAGCTGGCCATGGAGGAGATTCACAAGCGACTGCCCGATTACCG
- a CDS encoding ferredoxin — MRTHAQNRAPSLRVDRSACAGHGLCYGAAPDIVDSDDQGYPVVVAESVPQERRDQLDALVEMCPERALSVEPPTRKG; from the coding sequence ATGAGAACTCATGCGCAGAACCGTGCGCCGTCATTGAGGGTCGACCGGTCCGCGTGTGCTGGCCACGGCCTCTGCTACGGGGCGGCGCCCGACATTGTCGACAGCGACGACCAGGGCTACCCGGTAGTCGTTGCCGAATCGGTTCCGCAGGAACGACGAGACCAACTGGATGCCCTCGTCGAAATGTGCCCCGAACGCGCGCTGAGCGTCGAACCCCCAACGCGGAAAGGTTGA